In Treponema primitia ZAS-2, a genomic segment contains:
- a CDS encoding PD-(D/E)XK nuclease family protein encodes MSAETQYNHVESILLKNIDDPTALFVFPTDIAVSHWVDQLLTLRGGGTVAMDQFTAWDTFKQESIRAQKQDKKSVPAVLRKIFVSRLIQENSELYRAGGAPLFTFLIPPEYAYAGASFVSWFTRILPQLGSWFEKTSGVPVALINEKNGLLAGEGLEGDDRDLYTLALRYQQFLDAHGLFEPAWEKPPFEDTGKKCFIFFPESLMDYSEYAELLENTGHVTPVRVSAGSTYAGVVDKPYNTFFYTNSRREISEAALYIRGLHEKQGVPFESIVVSIPDTENYEPYVLREFTNRNIPFVRRAGKPLASYAAGQLFATLSDCASRDFPFDAIAGLLLNRHLPWKDNEVINQLINFGIRNNCITSWKEADDKGTGQTEIHVWEDAFKSPMGNREERARLFYESLKGSVEKLCSAVSFADLRNRYFVFREKFLNMDECLPETDLILSRCVSELLSLIEIEKSFPDIIIPDPYTFFVEYLQEKNYLPQQYSAGVTILPYRTAAPVPFGCHIILGSTQDNLSTVFSRLGFLSRAKREELGLKDDDASEAFINLHKLNSSLPAVFFCAQETFAGYAIPHSRLNVTEKPRMRYGEGSSDQTDTPAGIFEADLFDAEREFYLALQTAASPAFPHSIHQGQSCGFNAWAERRSQDGTVDEKRWKADQALLDLIGERYCYSEEFPGKFSVSASSLEPYYNCALVWLFQRVLNLENIRIETSLMAENIMGSVYHAILNCFFEAVKKDGSILSRLQNGFLPHDYSTLLTKCIQTIFDGLPALLPRKKPEMSALTVRLIRAGKKSVGENLERLLTAFLSFFSGYRIIGSETSWKSDKGSYYLNGTVDCMLEAPLKNTETRGTVIVDFKLFYMPDRNACTAKEDDGLTNFQLPLYMTLAEDKGGKPVDTALFFSIVKAAPQVLFGVIENSETGDSLPKAEGRILRTGAAEDQFRLIMDEFREKADRYAAEISTGNFSTFSNSFRKCVGCSYQPVCRTSYAVDRESNLLKWSAAGG; translated from the coding sequence ATGTCAGCAGAAACCCAATATAACCACGTAGAGTCTATACTCCTCAAAAATATTGACGACCCCACTGCACTTTTTGTATTCCCAACAGATATCGCGGTGAGTCATTGGGTAGACCAGCTTTTGACTTTGCGTGGCGGCGGGACCGTTGCAATGGACCAGTTTACTGCCTGGGATACCTTTAAACAAGAATCTATAAGGGCACAAAAACAGGATAAGAAAAGTGTGCCCGCAGTTTTACGGAAAATCTTTGTGAGCCGTCTGATTCAGGAAAACAGTGAGCTTTACAGGGCCGGGGGGGCGCCTTTATTCACCTTTCTTATACCCCCCGAATATGCCTATGCCGGCGCCTCCTTTGTTTCCTGGTTTACCAGGATACTGCCCCAGCTTGGTTCGTGGTTTGAAAAAACCTCAGGTGTTCCGGTGGCGCTTATCAACGAAAAAAACGGTCTTCTTGCCGGAGAGGGTTTGGAGGGTGATGATCGGGATCTTTACACCCTGGCCTTAAGGTATCAGCAGTTTCTGGATGCCCACGGGCTCTTTGAGCCCGCCTGGGAAAAGCCGCCCTTTGAGGATACAGGAAAAAAATGTTTTATTTTTTTCCCCGAGTCTCTGATGGACTACAGCGAATATGCGGAGCTGCTGGAAAATACCGGTCATGTTACGCCGGTACGGGTCTCTGCGGGAAGTACCTATGCCGGCGTGGTAGATAAGCCTTACAATACTTTTTTTTACACTAATTCCCGGAGGGAGATAAGCGAGGCTGCCCTGTATATCCGGGGTTTACACGAAAAGCAGGGGGTGCCCTTTGAATCAATCGTGGTCAGTATCCCGGATACAGAAAACTACGAACCCTATGTGCTCCGGGAATTTACCAATCGCAACATTCCTTTTGTGCGCCGGGCAGGGAAACCTCTGGCTTCCTATGCTGCGGGACAGCTCTTTGCTACTCTTTCGGATTGCGCTTCTCGGGATTTCCCTTTTGATGCAATAGCAGGGCTTCTGCTGAATAGGCATCTTCCCTGGAAAGATAATGAAGTAATCAATCAACTTATTAATTTTGGAATCAGGAATAACTGTATTACTTCTTGGAAAGAGGCCGATGACAAGGGAACCGGACAAACAGAAATTCATGTATGGGAGGATGCCTTTAAGTCTCCCATGGGGAACAGGGAAGAGCGCGCCCGCTTGTTTTATGAAAGCCTCAAAGGGAGTGTGGAAAAACTATGCTCTGCCGTTTCTTTTGCTGATCTACGGAACCGGTACTTTGTTTTCCGGGAAAAATTTCTTAACATGGATGAATGTCTTCCGGAAACTGATTTAATTCTTTCCCGTTGCGTATCGGAATTATTATCCCTGATAGAAATTGAGAAATCATTTCCTGATATTATAATCCCCGATCCCTATACATTTTTTGTTGAATATCTCCAGGAAAAAAACTACCTTCCCCAGCAGTATTCCGCCGGGGTAACCATCCTTCCTTACAGAACTGCTGCGCCGGTGCCCTTTGGGTGCCACATCATTCTTGGATCAACCCAGGACAACCTTTCGACGGTCTTTTCGCGGCTTGGATTCCTGTCCAGGGCAAAGCGGGAGGAACTCGGCCTGAAAGACGATGATGCCTCTGAAGCCTTTATCAACCTGCATAAACTGAATTCCAGTCTCCCCGCAGTTTTCTTCTGCGCCCAGGAAACTTTTGCAGGGTATGCCATCCCCCACAGCCGTCTCAATGTTACTGAAAAGCCCCGTATGCGGTATGGTGAAGGTAGTTCTGATCAAACAGATACGCCGGCTGGTATCTTTGAGGCGGACCTCTTTGACGCCGAGCGGGAATTTTACCTAGCCCTGCAAACTGCTGCTTCTCCGGCTTTCCCGCACAGTATTCATCAGGGACAGAGCTGTGGGTTTAATGCCTGGGCAGAGCGGAGAAGTCAGGACGGTACAGTTGATGAAAAGAGATGGAAAGCGGACCAGGCGCTTCTTGATTTAATCGGGGAGCGTTACTGTTACAGTGAAGAATTTCCCGGAAAATTCAGCGTGTCCGCCTCATCCCTGGAGCCATACTATAACTGCGCTCTGGTATGGCTTTTTCAGAGGGTTCTCAACCTTGAAAATATCCGCATTGAAACAAGCCTGATGGCAGAAAACATTATGGGTTCCGTGTATCATGCAATACTGAATTGTTTTTTTGAAGCGGTAAAAAAAGATGGGAGCATACTTTCCCGGCTTCAAAACGGTTTCCTTCCCCATGATTATAGTACCCTGCTTACAAAATGTATTCAAACCATATTTGACGGACTTCCCGCACTGCTGCCCCGTAAGAAGCCTGAGATGAGCGCCCTTACGGTCCGGTTGATCCGTGCCGGAAAAAAAAGTGTTGGGGAAAATCTTGAGCGGCTGCTTACAGCCTTTCTTAGTTTTTTTTCCGGATACCGTATTATAGGGAGTGAAACTTCCTGGAAATCTGATAAAGGATCCTACTATCTCAATGGTACTGTGGATTGTATGCTTGAAGCCCCCCTGAAAAATACGGAAACCAGGGGCACGGTAATTGTGGATTTTAAGCTGTTTTATATGCCGGATCGGAACGCCTGTACCGCAAAGGAAGATGATGGGCTTACGAATTTTCAGCTTCCTCTGTATATGACCCTGGCAGAAGACAAGGGCGGAAAGCCTGTAGATACGGCGCTTTTTTTTAGCATTGTGAAGGCTGCGCCCCAGGTACTGTTCGGTGTGATTGAAAACAGCGAAACCGGCGATTCCCTGCCCAAAGCAGAGGGCCGGATTCTGCGGACTGGTGCAGCTGAAGACCAGTTCCGGCTAATAATGGATGAATTTCGGGAAAAGGCGGATCGATACGCTGCGGAAATCAGTACCGGTAATTTTTCTACTTTCAGTAACAGCTTTAGAAAATGCGTCGGATGTTCTTATCAGCCTGTTTGCCGTACAAGTTATGCGGTAGACAGGGAGTCAAATCTACTGAAATGGAGCGCAGCCGGTGGGTGA